The following coding sequences lie in one Polynucleobacter sp. HIN7 genomic window:
- the sdhD gene encoding succinate dehydrogenase, hydrophobic membrane anchor protein yields the protein MSKNNIGPKRLVVGAHYGLKEWIIQRVTAIVMVAFTIVLLIVYLLNGNPSYDGWAGLFANPLMKVLTLLALLSLFYHAWIGVRDIWMDYVKPVGIRLGLQVITVLWLVGCAAYAIQILWKV from the coding sequence ATGTCAAAAAATAATATTGGTCCTAAGCGTCTGGTGGTTGGCGCCCATTATGGGCTTAAAGAATGGATTATTCAGCGCGTCACCGCGATCGTGATGGTCGCATTCACCATTGTTCTATTGATTGTTTATCTTCTGAATGGCAATCCCAGCTATGACGGTTGGGCAGGATTGTTTGCCAACCCTTTGATGAAGGTGCTGACCCTTCTCGCATTGTTAAGCCTTTTCTATCACGCCTGGATTGGTGTGCGTGATATTTGGATGGATTACGTCAAGCCCGTTGGCATTCGCTTGGGTTTACAAGTTATTACCGTTTTATGGCTCGTCGGCTGTGCTGCGTATGCCATTCAGATCCTATGGAAAGTCTAA
- the sdhC gene encoding succinate dehydrogenase, cytochrome b556 subunit — MSDSHQDSNPAQQRPVFRNIGIAQLAQYRLPWPGKVSILHRISGAALFLFLPFILFLFDKSLASEVSFAYFSNLLGNPLVKLICLGLIWGYLHHFCAGIRYLFLDLEIGVDKAAANRSAVSVMVISLTLTVILGLRLFGLF, encoded by the coding sequence ATGAGTGACTCACACCAGGACTCAAATCCAGCCCAGCAGCGGCCAGTATTCCGGAACATCGGGATTGCGCAACTTGCCCAATATCGACTTCCTTGGCCCGGTAAAGTTTCTATCCTCCACCGTATTTCTGGCGCCGCCTTATTTCTGTTTCTTCCCTTTATTCTCTTTTTGTTTGATAAAAGCCTAGCGTCTGAGGTCAGCTTTGCTTACTTCTCGAACTTGCTGGGTAACCCGCTCGTCAAATTAATTTGCCTGGGCTTAATTTGGGGCTACTTGCACCATTTCTGCGCCGGAATTCGTTATTTATTTCTTGATCTCGAGATCGGTGTGGACAAGGCTGCTGCAAATCGTTCAGCAGTATCGGTGATGGTGATTAGTCTCACGTTGACAGTGATTTTGGGTCTGCGTTTATTTGGTCTCTTCTAG
- a CDS encoding 3-hydroxybutyryl-CoA dehydrogenase has product MTITSIGIIGAGTMGNGIAQVAASAGYDVVLLDVSDAALEKGLAALNNSLDRLIKKEVISAEQKSQTLARIKTTTQYSELAPVSLVIEAATENQTIKESILQQVDRAVSQDTIIASNTSSISITHLGALNSRPERFIGIHFFNPPPLMALIEVIMGKQTSPETLKAVLAMAARMGKEPITVQSSPGFVVNRILLPMINEAFFVLHEGIASPEDIDTGMKLGCNHPIGPLALADLIGLDTCLAIMEVYHQEFKDDKYRPSPLLIDLVAKGHLGRKTGRGVYVYDKK; this is encoded by the coding sequence ATGACCATCACTTCGATTGGAATCATTGGCGCTGGCACGATGGGCAATGGGATTGCGCAAGTGGCTGCAAGTGCTGGATACGATGTTGTATTACTGGATGTTAGCGATGCAGCACTCGAGAAAGGCTTAGCAGCACTGAATAATAGCCTTGATCGCCTCATCAAAAAAGAGGTCATCAGTGCTGAGCAAAAGTCGCAAACCTTGGCGCGGATTAAAACTACTACGCAATACTCTGAGCTTGCACCAGTTTCTTTGGTGATTGAAGCAGCTACTGAAAATCAAACAATTAAAGAGTCGATCTTGCAGCAAGTAGATCGGGCGGTTAGTCAAGATACGATTATTGCGAGCAATACATCGTCCATTTCGATTACGCATCTGGGTGCACTCAACTCACGGCCCGAGCGCTTTATTGGGATTCATTTTTTCAATCCCCCACCCCTCATGGCTCTCATCGAGGTCATCATGGGCAAGCAAACTAGTCCTGAGACCCTGAAGGCAGTCCTGGCGATGGCCGCTCGTATGGGCAAAGAGCCTATCACTGTACAAAGCTCACCTGGCTTTGTCGTCAATCGCATCCTTTTACCAATGATTAATGAAGCCTTCTTTGTCTTACATGAAGGAATTGCTAGCCCCGAAGACATTGATACCGGCATGAAACTTGGTTGCAACCACCCCATTGGCCCCTTAGCATTGGCCGACCTGATTGGTCTTGATACCTGCCTTGCGATCATGGAGGTGTATCACCAAGAATTTAAGGACGATAAATATCGTCCATCACCCTTACTGATTGATTTGGTTGCCAAGGGTCATCTAGGACGCAAGACTGGACGCGGAGTGTATGTCTACGACAAAAAGTGA
- a CDS encoding SulP family inorganic anion transporter: protein MPFTRWLPEYQKPGVVRADLLAGLTGAIVVLPQGIAFALLAGMPPHYGLYAAMVPCIIAALFGSSRLMVTGPANAISLTTMALIAPLAIPESEHYVVLVLTLSFLIGVIQIALGLGGAGKWVEKVPHSVIVGFTAGAAVLIINSQVGTLLGIEIARGTSVVDTIVQTIIAIHQGQWRPQVLALVLITLVTMRLWKPLNRWIPAMLIAVITGSVALLVLEQYFTEFSGIRKVSAIPGALPPLSYPALTLEHLQLLFGPVLVMTLLASTEAMAIARALALKRNDSFDANQEFIGQGLANVGGSFFSAYPSSGSFNRSGVNLAANAQTPLAAICAAVFLLVILIFVSPLAEHLPYAVIAALLLAVAWNLIDLRQIRHEFRSGAQEWIPMVITGVGTVTISLEWAVLAGICSAAIAKRISASAK, encoded by the coding sequence TTGCCCTTTACCCGTTGGTTACCCGAATATCAGAAGCCGGGAGTAGTGCGCGCAGATCTTCTTGCTGGATTAACGGGTGCCATCGTGGTGTTGCCTCAAGGGATTGCATTTGCTCTATTAGCAGGCATGCCCCCGCACTATGGGTTGTATGCTGCGATGGTCCCATGCATCATTGCCGCACTCTTTGGATCAAGCCGCTTAATGGTGACCGGACCGGCCAATGCAATTTCGCTAACCACCATGGCATTGATTGCGCCGCTCGCGATTCCAGAGAGCGAGCATTACGTAGTGCTGGTACTCACGCTTAGTTTTCTAATTGGTGTAATTCAGATTGCATTGGGTTTGGGTGGGGCAGGAAAGTGGGTTGAGAAAGTACCGCATTCGGTGATCGTGGGATTTACCGCTGGCGCTGCTGTACTCATTATCAATAGTCAGGTCGGAACCTTATTGGGTATTGAGATCGCGCGTGGCACGAGTGTCGTTGACACTATCGTGCAAACCATCATTGCGATTCATCAAGGCCAGTGGCGACCACAGGTATTGGCTCTAGTACTGATTACTTTGGTGACCATGCGTTTGTGGAAACCGCTCAATCGTTGGATCCCCGCGATGCTGATTGCGGTGATTACGGGTAGTGTTGCCCTGCTGGTTCTGGAACAGTACTTCACCGAATTTTCTGGGATCCGCAAGGTGAGCGCGATTCCTGGGGCATTGCCACCACTCTCGTATCCAGCCCTCACGTTAGAGCATCTGCAACTCCTATTTGGGCCCGTCTTAGTAATGACTCTGTTGGCATCGACCGAGGCAATGGCAATTGCACGTGCTCTAGCCCTGAAACGCAATGACTCGTTTGATGCAAACCAAGAGTTCATTGGTCAGGGACTTGCGAATGTGGGCGGATCCTTCTTCTCTGCCTATCCTTCGAGCGGCTCCTTTAATCGCTCTGGCGTAAACCTAGCAGCTAATGCGCAAACGCCGCTGGCCGCGATTTGTGCCGCGGTCTTCTTATTAGTGATCTTGATCTTTGTTTCGCCTTTGGCAGAGCATCTACCGTATGCCGTAATTGCTGCCTTACTCTTGGCGGTGGCTTGGAACCTGATTGATCTTAGGCAGATTCGCCATGAATTTCGCTCGGGGGCACAAGAATGGATTCCGATGGTCATTACTGGCGTTGGTACCGTAACCATCTCTTTGGAATGGGCCGTTCTGGCTGGTATTTGCAGCGCCGCGATTGCCAAGCGGATTAGCGCGTCTGCAAAATAA
- a CDS encoding malate dehydrogenase, with the protein MAKAPMRVAVTGAAGQIGYSLLFRIANGDMLGKDQPVILQLLEIPDEKAQKALKGVMMELEDCAFPLLAGMSAHSDPMTAFKDIDVALLVGARPRGPGMERKDLLSANAQIFTAQGKALDQVAKRTVKVLVVGNPANTNAYIAMKSAPSLPAKNFTAMLRLDHNRALSQLASKTNKAVADIEKLIVWGNHSPTMYPDYRFATVNGQSVKDLINDPAWNKDVFIPTVGKRGAAIIEARGLSSAASAANAAIDHVRDWVLGTNGKWVTMGIPSAGDYEIPAEIIYGFPVICANGEYTLVKGLEIDAFSRERMTVTLNELLEEQAGVKHLLG; encoded by the coding sequence ATGGCAAAAGCCCCTATGCGTGTCGCTGTCACTGGTGCAGCAGGTCAAATTGGTTATTCCCTACTGTTTCGTATTGCCAATGGCGATATGTTGGGTAAAGATCAGCCCGTCATTTTGCAGTTACTCGAAATCCCGGATGAGAAGGCACAAAAGGCCCTCAAAGGGGTCATGATGGAACTGGAAGACTGCGCATTCCCTCTATTAGCCGGAATGAGTGCGCATAGCGATCCAATGACCGCCTTCAAAGACATTGATGTAGCCCTTCTCGTTGGCGCTCGTCCACGCGGTCCCGGTATGGAGCGTAAAGATTTACTCTCCGCCAATGCACAAATTTTTACGGCTCAAGGCAAAGCTCTCGATCAAGTTGCCAAGCGTACCGTCAAGGTATTGGTGGTTGGTAACCCCGCCAATACCAATGCCTACATTGCGATGAAGTCTGCACCTAGCCTACCGGCTAAGAACTTCACTGCCATGTTGCGCCTTGATCACAACCGCGCCCTCTCCCAATTGGCAAGCAAGACCAACAAGGCAGTAGCTGATATTGAGAAGCTCATTGTGTGGGGCAATCACAGCCCAACCATGTACCCCGACTATCGCTTTGCAACGGTCAATGGTCAGTCGGTTAAAGATCTAATTAATGATCCTGCTTGGAACAAAGATGTCTTTATTCCAACGGTGGGTAAGCGCGGTGCTGCCATCATTGAAGCGCGTGGCTTATCGTCAGCCGCCTCTGCAGCGAATGCGGCGATTGATCATGTGCGCGATTGGGTCTTGGGTACCAACGGTAAATGGGTCACCATGGGCATTCCCTCCGCCGGTGATTACGAGATCCCTGCTGAGATCATTTATGGCTTCCCCGTAATTTGCGCCAACGGTGAATACACCCTCGTTAAGGGCTTAGAAATTGATGCGTTCTCCCGCGAGCGCATGACCGTAACCTTAAATGAGTTGCTTGAAGAACAAGCGGGCGTCAAGCATCTTTTGGGTTAA
- a CDS encoding glutathione binding-like protein, translated as MIDVYSWATPNGHKIHIMMEECGYRLDRDWRAIPIDIGKGDQFKPAFLKISPNNKIPAIVDPKGPDGKPIHLFESGAILLYLANKTGRFLPKSIRGKYETMEWLMFQMGGLGPMLGQNHHFRLYAPQKIDYAIERYTNEAKRLYGVLDERLKKHQFIVGNEYTIADIAIYPWTRRWDKQGMDLKDYPNFKRWFEMISARPAVQRGVEVLTNLRKPEMDPKEKEQLFGATQYQRRKQTK; from the coding sequence ATGATCGATGTATATAGCTGGGCCACTCCCAATGGCCATAAGATCCATATCATGATGGAAGAATGCGGCTATCGCCTAGATCGCGATTGGCGTGCCATTCCGATTGATATTGGTAAGGGGGATCAATTTAAGCCCGCCTTTCTGAAAATCAGTCCCAACAATAAGATCCCAGCGATCGTAGACCCCAAGGGACCTGATGGCAAACCGATTCATCTATTTGAATCTGGCGCCATCTTGCTCTATCTCGCTAATAAAACGGGGCGCTTCCTACCGAAATCGATTCGGGGTAAATACGAGACCATGGAATGGCTCATGTTTCAGATGGGTGGCTTAGGACCGATGCTGGGTCAGAATCATCATTTCCGCTTATACGCACCTCAAAAAATTGATTACGCGATTGAGCGCTATACCAATGAAGCAAAACGCTTATATGGTGTGTTGGATGAACGCCTAAAGAAACATCAGTTCATCGTTGGTAATGAATACACGATTGCTGATATTGCAATCTATCCATGGACACGACGTTGGGATAAACAAGGGATGGATCTCAAGGACTACCCAAACTTCAAACGCTGGTTTGAAATGATTAGTGCAAGACCAGCAGTGCAACGCGGTGTTGAAGTACTAACAAATCTGCGTAAGCCCGAGATGGATCCAAAGGAAAAGGAACAGTTGTTTGGTGCAACCCAATATCAACGCAGGAAGCAAACAAAATGA
- a CDS encoding TIGR00645 family protein, whose protein sequence is MSENKEFVFEKKLRPLPRWIFMSRWLQAPLYIGLIIAQGVYVWQFWLELIHLITMMGANEMTETALMLIVLGLIDVVMISNLLVMVIVGGWETFVSRLDLQDHPDQPEWLSHVNAGVLKVKLATAIIGISSIHLLKTFINAASYDEKTLLWQTLIHVTFVLSALAIAYTEKIISAAHQKH, encoded by the coding sequence ATGAGTGAAAACAAAGAATTTGTGTTCGAGAAAAAATTGCGCCCCTTGCCGCGCTGGATCTTTATGTCCCGCTGGTTGCAGGCCCCACTTTATATTGGCCTCATCATTGCCCAAGGCGTCTACGTTTGGCAGTTCTGGTTAGAGTTGATTCATCTCATTACGATGATGGGTGCCAATGAGATGACCGAGACCGCACTGATGCTGATCGTCTTGGGATTGATTGATGTCGTGATGATCTCCAATCTCTTGGTCATGGTGATCGTGGGCGGTTGGGAGACCTTTGTCTCACGTCTTGATTTGCAAGATCACCCCGATCAGCCCGAGTGGCTCTCGCATGTCAATGCTGGGGTATTAAAGGTCAAGCTGGCTACCGCGATTATTGGGATCTCTTCGATTCATTTGCTAAAGACATTTATCAATGCCGCATCCTATGATGAGAAGACCTTGCTCTGGCAGACCCTAATTCATGTGACGTTTGTGTTGTCGGCATTAGCAATTGCGTATACCGAGAAAATTATTTCTGCTGCCCACCAGAAGCACTAG
- a CDS encoding DUF2863 family protein, whose amino-acid sequence MAVHRSKTSQRTSPETERLVADSISLAASGSQVEDRFWEERLRTRLLKLLKNHHQSVIDAALDQTFRINTVAFEVLADTAETLAESMSFEHEGTHWDALLIAMPIVAHTRYQIPSGPLPVSLIEASAGALQRAVAAEGTQFAIVPWLYSIDQMPHSHTQTRTLLETLANAAVSGGEMKLELRDMSETIAVLADPRFILAVIIAPHQQPIFRWQMDGPQRQERGVALAEWQSAMYDPLCQLLPGCEFELLLPEAYFTNCRLADKHVRPLSIRAAVNFLESTLGVLPAGLSCVVGAFGEEQADEYRISFSLKGSSEIIYGVIWPLYDRESVASDALNDVSDEESPIKRICDALHDAGVEDVFRHAVLFTPELCDDCGVPLFPDRQGEVVHAEMPEDSPSQQPLFH is encoded by the coding sequence ATGGCGGTTCATCGTTCCAAAACATCTCAACGGACCTCGCCCGAGACCGAGCGCTTAGTAGCCGATTCCATCTCGTTGGCGGCATCGGGTAGTCAGGTTGAAGATCGGTTTTGGGAAGAGCGGTTACGAACCCGTCTTCTTAAGCTTTTGAAGAATCATCATCAATCAGTGATTGACGCGGCGCTTGATCAAACCTTTCGGATCAATACGGTTGCCTTTGAGGTGTTAGCCGATACCGCCGAGACCTTGGCCGAGTCCATGAGTTTTGAGCATGAGGGTACGCATTGGGATGCATTATTGATTGCCATGCCCATTGTGGCTCATACTCGTTATCAAATTCCTTCAGGACCCTTGCCCGTTTCCTTAATTGAAGCATCGGCGGGCGCATTACAACGAGCCGTAGCTGCCGAGGGCACGCAATTTGCCATCGTGCCCTGGCTCTATAGCATTGATCAGATGCCCCATTCGCATACCCAAACTCGTACCTTACTTGAAACCCTAGCGAATGCCGCCGTATCCGGTGGCGAAATGAAACTCGAGCTGCGTGATATGTCAGAGACCATTGCTGTTCTGGCCGATCCGCGCTTCATTCTGGCGGTCATTATTGCGCCACATCAGCAACCGATCTTTCGGTGGCAAATGGATGGTCCACAACGCCAAGAGCGCGGCGTGGCTTTAGCAGAATGGCAAAGCGCCATGTACGATCCCTTATGTCAGCTCTTGCCCGGTTGTGAGTTTGAACTCCTCTTGCCGGAGGCGTATTTCACGAACTGCCGCTTGGCGGATAAGCATGTGCGACCCTTGAGTATTCGTGCGGCAGTCAATTTCCTTGAATCTACCCTGGGCGTGCTACCTGCTGGCTTGTCATGTGTGGTTGGAGCCTTTGGTGAAGAGCAAGCCGATGAGTACCGCATCTCGTTTAGTCTCAAGGGTTCTTCAGAGATTATCTATGGCGTGATTTGGCCCCTATACGATCGTGAGAGTGTGGCAAGTGATGCACTCAATGATGTCTCGGACGAGGAAAGTCCGATAAAACGGATCTGCGATGCTTTGCATGACGCTGGTGTGGAAGACGTATTTCGACACGCCGTCTTATTTACACCCGAGTTATGTGATGATTGTGGGGTGCCGCTATTTCCCGATCGGCAGGGTGAGGTGGTTCACGCCGAGATGCCCGAAGATAGTCCTTCGCAGCAACCCTTATTTCATTGA
- a CDS encoding DUF3429 domain-containing protein: protein MSTTKSELPTIVRILGYAGLIPFIGLAFMVQLADSPNDLIALESLVAYGAVIVSFLGALHWGACFKTIGESTQNRWLDHSVWIWGIMPALIAWLAIHIFIPLALLLLAATLIVQRAIDQRTYAYYFENTQMANAFLRMRTHLTVVASVCLIWAGLASLIRNY from the coding sequence ATGTCTACGACAAAAAGTGAGTTGCCAACGATTGTGCGGATCCTCGGATACGCGGGGCTCATCCCATTTATTGGGCTGGCGTTCATGGTCCAGTTAGCGGATAGCCCCAACGACCTCATCGCTCTTGAGTCATTGGTTGCCTATGGTGCAGTGATTGTCTCGTTTTTGGGCGCCTTGCACTGGGGCGCTTGCTTTAAGACCATCGGCGAGTCAACCCAAAATCGCTGGCTTGATCATAGCGTTTGGATTTGGGGCATCATGCCAGCACTGATTGCGTGGTTGGCGATTCATATCTTTATTCCATTGGCACTACTCTTACTAGCAGCCACTTTGATCGTACAACGGGCGATTGATCAACGCACTTACGCGTACTATTTTGAGAACACTCAAATGGCCAATGCGTTCTTACGCATGCGCACTCACTTAACAGTGGTGGCTTCAGTGTGCTTGATCTGGGCGGGTCTAGCTAGCTTGATTCGTAATTACTAA
- a CDS encoding methionine aminotransferase — MPSPLLQTPHSSDSLAPEGWFTSKLPQVGTTIFTTMSALAAEHQAINLGQGFPDFPCDPALLDAVNHAMRFGHNQYAPMPGILELREALTQKIASLYGHHYDPYSEITVTAGATQAIFTAIAACVGLNDEVIVIEPAFDSYLPAIQLAGGKAVPVAMEIVRDHNGLVDAYALPWEALANAITSKTRLIITNTPHNPTASIWEAADLERLYSLVKDTSILILSDEVYEHMVFDGKPHESIARHAALAERSFLVSSFGKTFHVTGWKLAFIAAPAALMHEYRKVHQFNVFSVNTPMQYAIAQYMKNPEPYLALPAFYQAKRDYFRAGLASTTLKLLPCAGSYFQCVDYTALPRKEASLPEAEFCRWLTTELGVAAIPNSAFYANQTESGVIRFCFAKQESTLKTALLRLQALVP, encoded by the coding sequence ATGCCATCACCGCTTCTCCAAACTCCACATTCTAGCGATAGTCTTGCGCCCGAGGGCTGGTTTACCTCCAAACTACCGCAAGTTGGCACCACGATTTTCACCACCATGTCGGCTTTGGCCGCTGAGCACCAAGCCATCAACTTAGGGCAAGGATTTCCGGACTTTCCTTGTGATCCGGCCCTACTCGATGCCGTCAATCACGCCATGCGATTTGGTCATAACCAATATGCCCCCATGCCGGGCATTCTTGAACTGCGTGAGGCACTTACGCAGAAGATTGCAAGCTTGTATGGCCATCACTACGATCCGTACTCTGAAATTACGGTGACCGCTGGGGCAACCCAAGCAATCTTTACTGCAATTGCCGCTTGCGTTGGTCTCAATGATGAAGTGATTGTGATTGAACCCGCCTTTGATAGTTACTTACCAGCCATTCAATTGGCTGGCGGCAAAGCGGTTCCTGTGGCGATGGAGATTGTGCGCGATCACAATGGACTCGTCGATGCCTATGCCTTGCCATGGGAAGCACTAGCGAATGCCATTACTTCAAAGACCCGTTTAATTATTACCAATACGCCACATAATCCTACGGCCAGCATTTGGGAAGCCGCCGATTTGGAACGCTTATATAGCTTGGTCAAAGATACCTCGATCTTGATCCTTAGCGATGAGGTCTATGAACACATGGTGTTTGATGGCAAACCTCACGAGAGTATCGCGCGCCATGCGGCACTCGCAGAGCGCAGCTTCTTGGTTTCTAGTTTTGGCAAGACCTTTCATGTCACGGGCTGGAAACTGGCCTTCATTGCTGCCCCCGCTGCACTCATGCATGAATATCGCAAGGTACACCAATTTAATGTGTTCTCAGTGAATACACCCATGCAATACGCCATTGCTCAATATATGAAAAACCCCGAACCTTATCTTGCACTTCCTGCGTTTTATCAAGCCAAGCGCGATTATTTCCGGGCGGGGCTTGCCAGCACCACACTGAAGTTATTACCGTGTGCAGGTAGTTATTTTCAATGCGTTGATTACACCGCTCTGCCACGCAAAGAGGCCAGTCTTCCAGAGGCAGAGTTCTGTCGTTGGTTAACCACGGAGTTGGGCGTTGCAGCCATTCCAAACTCGGCCTTCTATGCCAATCAAACGGAATCGGGTGTCATCCGTTTTTGTTTTGCCAAACAAGAATCAACACTGAAGACCGCGCTGCTTCGTTTACAAGCCTTAGTACCCTAA
- the yaaA gene encoding peroxide stress protein YaaA produces the protein MLIVLSPAKSLDYESPLKVKKHTLPDFVGESAKLIADLKKLSPQQVGKLMGISDPLAALNVGRYRDWSKTFTTENSRPALLAFNGDVYEGFDAKSLDAKALDFAQEHVRILSGLYGVLRPLDLMQPYRLEMGTALKNARGKDLYAFWGDRITKALEKTLSQQKKLFLLNLASEEYFKVLQADALGCPVISPVFQDEKDGKYKIISFYAKRARGLMARFVVENRITDPAELKHFKSEGYRYSAAESKPDKPVFRRAEQAK, from the coding sequence ATGTTAATTGTTTTATCGCCCGCCAAATCTCTCGATTACGAATCACCGCTGAAAGTTAAAAAACACACCCTGCCTGATTTTGTGGGGGAGTCCGCCAAGCTGATAGCGGATCTCAAAAAACTTTCTCCCCAGCAAGTTGGAAAACTAATGGGAATCTCAGACCCATTAGCAGCACTGAATGTGGGACGTTATCGCGATTGGTCCAAAACATTCACGACCGAGAACAGTCGGCCAGCGCTCCTCGCTTTTAATGGGGATGTGTACGAGGGCTTTGACGCAAAATCCTTGGATGCGAAGGCGCTAGACTTTGCACAAGAGCATGTGCGGATTTTGTCTGGTCTGTATGGAGTCTTGCGGCCCTTGGACTTAATGCAACCCTATCGCCTGGAAATGGGTACTGCTTTGAAAAATGCCCGTGGTAAAGATTTGTATGCCTTTTGGGGTGATCGCATTACTAAAGCTCTTGAGAAAACACTGTCTCAACAGAAAAAACTATTCTTACTGAACTTAGCATCGGAAGAATATTTCAAAGTATTGCAAGCCGATGCTTTGGGGTGTCCAGTGATCTCACCGGTTTTTCAGGATGAGAAGGATGGCAAGTACAAAATCATCTCTTTTTACGCCAAGCGAGCACGAGGACTCATGGCGCGCTTTGTGGTGGAGAATCGCATTACCGATCCTGCAGAGCTCAAGCACTTTAAATCCGAAGGCTATCGCTACAGTGCTGCCGAATCGAAGCCGGATAAACCCGTATTTCGTCGTGCGGAACAAGCGAAGTAA
- a CDS encoding GntR family transcriptional regulator has protein sequence MRSVEQSASFSPLYQQIKGLLLQSLQAGEWQPGHPIPSEMDLAERYKVSQGTVRKAIDALAAENVVVRHQGKGTFVASHREDAVQFRFLRLVPDDGKELILKSSFLSCASRQADAHIASLLELRPSDSVIEVKRIQRFGGQPTVFETIYLLPKRFEGISLERLSTWHGPLYGFYESEFNTHMVWAEEQIKAVNASAELAKHLNLDPGAALLSVERRSFTYGNKPVEVRMAYYETTKLHYVNELS, from the coding sequence ATGCGATCCGTAGAACAATCCGCCAGTTTTAGTCCTCTGTATCAACAGATCAAAGGTCTCTTATTGCAGAGCTTGCAAGCTGGTGAATGGCAACCCGGGCATCCGATCCCCAGTGAAATGGACCTGGCCGAGCGCTATAAGGTCAGTCAAGGAACTGTGCGCAAAGCTATCGACGCGCTTGCAGCTGAGAATGTGGTGGTGCGACATCAAGGGAAGGGCACCTTTGTGGCTAGCCATCGCGAAGATGCCGTGCAATTTCGGTTCTTGCGTCTCGTTCCAGATGATGGCAAAGAGCTGATTCTGAAGAGTAGTTTTCTGAGCTGCGCGTCACGCCAGGCCGACGCACATATCGCTTCGCTTTTGGAGCTCAGGCCAAGCGACTCAGTGATCGAAGTCAAACGAATTCAGCGCTTTGGTGGGCAACCAACGGTATTTGAGACCATTTACCTTTTGCCAAAGCGTTTTGAGGGAATCAGCCTTGAGCGCTTGAGTACTTGGCATGGACCCTTATACGGCTTTTATGAGAGCGAATTCAATACTCATATGGTCTGGGCCGAGGAGCAAATCAAGGCTGTGAATGCGAGTGCCGAGTTAGCCAAACATCTCAATCTTGACCCTGGTGCTGCGCTTTTATCGGTTGAGCGCCGCAGCTTCACATACGGCAATAAGCCGGTTGAGGTCCGTATGGCGTATTACGAGACCACGAAGTTGCACTATGTGAACGAATTAAGCTAA